From a single Girardinichthys multiradiatus isolate DD_20200921_A chromosome 17, DD_fGirMul_XY1, whole genome shotgun sequence genomic region:
- the nopchap1 gene encoding uncharacterized protein C12orf45 homolog, translating to MCYTCRVKLFSSNMDLNAKNTSSQSLLSCGNGGGLSEKLLLRPRAGRSLQTERVPRSSVLERLQSFLPQMAEANEKLKQQMEEAPEGRFDIENVDEAERVIEMDVAVVELNESGSESDDDEETSESEVESDSEPSVTEGNLRLPGDTGKKKANIQVLQQQGE from the exons ATGTGTTACACTTGCCGAGTTAAACTCTTCTCTTCCAATATGGACCTAAACGCGAAGAATACGAGCTCCCAGTCTTTACTGTCCTGTGGAAACGGCGGAG GTCTCAGTGAGAAGCTCCTCCTTAGGCCCAGAGCTGGCAGATCCCTACAGACGGAGCGAGTACCGAGGAGCAGTG TTCTGGAGCGCCTGCAGAGCTTCCTGCCTCAGATGGCCGAGGCCAACGAGAAGTtaaagcagcagatggaggaggctCCTGAAGGGCGCTTTGACATTGAGAACGTGGACGAGGCAGAAAGGGTCATAGAGATG GATGTAGCTGTGGTGGAGCTTAATGAGTCAGGCAGCGAGtctgatgatgatgaggagacGTCAGAGTCCGAGGTGGAATCAGACTCTGAGCCCAGCGTCACAGAGGGGAACCTAAGACTACCCGGAGACACAGGGAAGAAAAAAGCCAACATCCAGGTCCTGCAGCAGCAAGGGGAGTAG
- the aldh1l2 gene encoding mitochondrial 10-formyltetrahydrofolate dehydrogenase: protein MLWTASQVLRKFSTSSHYYQNKVKLAIIGQSLFGQEVYSNLRKQGHKVVGVFTVPDKDGKADPLAVAADKDGTPVFKFPRWRVKGKPIPEVVDAYKSVGAELNVMPFCSQFIPMNVIDHPKHGSIIYHPSILPLHRGASAINWTLIHGDKKAGFTVFWADDGLDTGPILLQRECAVETTDTVDTLYNRFLFPEGIKAMVEAVQLIADGKAPRIPQTEEGASYEGIQKKSNSRVNWGQPAEAIHNWIRGHDKVPGAWTVIDGQSVTLYGSSMLGGSVPAGQALEIEGASQPGLVTKNGLVLYGSDGKALLVKNLQFQDGKMIPASKYFSSGESSSVELTDDEKNMAEAIRNIWKSILSNVAAIEDTTDFFKSGAASMDVVRLVEEVKQECAGVQLQNEDVYMATTFQDFIQMFVRKLRGEDQEEEQVIDYATKEVNNMTVNMPHQCFIDGKFENAENGKTYNTINPTDGSVICKVSYASVGDVDRAVAAAKEAFDNGPWGRMNPRDRGSLLYKLADLMEEHQEELATIESIDSGAVYTLALKTHVGMSIQTLRYFAGWCDKIQGKTIPINQARPNRNLTFTKKEPLGVCAIVIPWNYPLMMLAWKSAACLATGNTLVLKPAQVTPLTALKFAELSVKAGIPKGVINILPGSGGMVGQRLSDHPDIRKLGFTGSTPIGKQIMKSCALSNLKKVSLELGGKSPLIIFSDCDMDKAVRMGMSSVFFNKGENCIAAGRLFVEESIHDEFISRVVEEIKKMKIGDPLDRSTDHGPQNHKAHMDKLLEYCETGVKEGAMLVYGGKQVDRPGFFMEPTVFTGVEDHMFIAKEESFGPVMVVSKFKDGDVDGVLQRANDTEYGLASGVFTRDINKAMYVSERLEAGTVFVNTYNKTDVASPFGGFKQSGFGKDLGEDALLEYLKTKAVTVEY, encoded by the exons ATGTTGTGGACAGCGAGCCAAGTCTTAAGGAAATTCTCCACCTCCTCC CATTATTACCAGAATAAGGTAAAACTAGCCATTATTGGTCAGAGTCTGTTTGGCCAAGAGGTGTACAGTAACCTGAGGAAGCAGGGTCACAAGGTTGTGGGTGTATTCACAGTTCCTGACAAAGATGGCAAGGCTGACCCCCTGG CGGTGGCAGCGGACAAAGACGGGACGCCGGTGTTCAAATTTCCAAGGTGGCGCGTCAAAGGAAAGCCTATCCCAGAGGTGGTGGATGCATATAAATCAGTGGGCGCAGAGCTCAACGTCATGCCCTTCTGTTCCCAGTTCATTCCCATGAATGTGATCGACCATCCCAAGCATGGATCCATCATCTACCACCCTTCGATCTTACCCCTGCACAGGGGAGCTTCTGCGATCAACTG GACCCTTATTCATGGTGACAAAAAAGCTGGCTTCACAGTGTTCTGGGCTGATGATGGGCTGGACACGGGTCCTATCCTGCTGCAGAGAGAGTGTGCTGTCGAGACAACTGATACAGTGGACACGCTGTACAACCGCTTCCTCTTCCCAGAAGGCATCAAAGCTATG GTGGAGGCGGTGCAGCTCATAGCTGATGGAAAGGCACCTCGAATTCCCCAGACAGAAGAAGGAGCGAGTTATGAGGGTATCCAGAAGAAATCCAACTCCAGG GTTAACTGGGGCCAGCCCGCTGAGGCTATCCACAACTGGATCCGCGGCCATGACAAAGTCCCCGGAGCTTGGACTGTCATTGATGGTCAG TCTGTAACCCTTTATGGTTCGTCCATGTTGGGTGGGTCAGTACCTGCTGGTCAAGCCCTGGAAATTGAGGGGGCTTCCCAACCCGGGCTTGTCACAAAGAATGGGCTGGTCCTGTATGGATCTGATGGAAAAGCT CTCCTGGTGAAGAATCTGCAGTTTCAAGATGGAAAGATGATCCCTGCTTCCAAGTACTTCTCCTCAGGAGAGAGCTCCAGCGTGGAGCTGACTGACGATGAGAAGAACATGGCCGAGGCAATCAGG AACATCTGGAAGAGCATCCTCAGCAATGTAGCAGCTATCGAGGATACGACAGACTTCTTCAAGTCCGGAGCGGCGTCCATGGATGTTGTTAG GTTAGTGGAGGAGGTCAAGCAAGAGTGTGCAGGCGTCCAGCTGCAAAATGAGGATGTGTACATGGCTACCACCTTCCAGGACTTCATCCAGATGTTCGTCCGCAAGCTTCGAGGGGAGGACCAGGAGGAGGAGCAGGTCATTGACTAT GCAACGAAAGAAGTGAACAACATGACAGTGAACATGCCGCACCAGTGTTTTATTGATGGCAAATTTGAGAATGCAGAAAATGGCAAGACCTACAACACCATTAATCCTACTGATGGATCT GTGATCTGTAAGGTGTCGTACGCCTCAGTCGGAGATGTTGACCGGGCTGTGGCTGCTGCCAAAGAAGCTTTTGATAATGGACCTTGGGGCAGGATGAATCCTAGAGATAGAGGAAGTCTTCTCTATAA GCTCGCAGACCTGATGGAGGAACACCAGGAGGAGTTGGCCACTATCGAGTCCATTGACTCAGGAGCTGTTTACACACTCGCCCTCAAGACACACGTGGGCATGTCCATCCAGACGCTCCGCTACTTTGCAGGCTGGTGTGACAAAATCCAG GGCAAGACAATCCCCATCAACCAAGCTAGACCCAACCGGAACCTGACCTTCACAAAGAAAGAACCCCTGGG AGTTTGTGCCATAGTTATTCCATGGAACTACCCTCTCATGATGCTGGCCTGGAAGAGTGCAGCCTGTCTGGCAACTGGAAACACACTGGTCCTTAAACCTGCACAG GTAACCCCTTTGACTGCTCTGAAGTTTGCTGAGCTTTCAGTGAAAGCTGGAATCCCAAAAGGAGTCATCAATATATTACCAGGCTCAG GTGGCATGGTGGGACAGCGACTCTCGGACCACCCGGATATTCGCAAGCTGGGATTCACCGGCTCCACTCCGATCGGCAAACAGATCATGAAGAG CTGTGCGCTGAGTAACCTGAAGAAGGTCTCTCTGGAGCTGGGAGGAAAATCACCCCTGATCATCTTCAGCGACTGTGACATGGACAAGGCTGTTCGCATG GGCATGAGCTCAGTGTTTTTCAACAAGGGGGAGAACTGCATTGCTGCTGGACGTCTGTTTGTGGAGGAGTCCATACACGATGAGTTCATCAGCCGAGTG GTGGAAGAGATCAAGAAGATGAAGATTGGAGACCCTCTGGATCGATCCACAGACCATGGTCCACAAAACCACAAAGCTCACATGGACAAACTGCTGGAGTACTGTGAGACAGGAGTGAAGGAGGGGGCCATGCTGGTGTATGGAGGCAAACAGGTCGACAGGCCAG GTTTCTTCATGGAGCCCACTGTGTTCACTGGTGTAGAGGACCACATGTTCATTGCTAAAGAGGAGTCATTTGGCCCTGTCATGGTCGTGTCTAAATTTAAAGACGG TGATGTGGATGGTGTGCTTCAGAGAGCCAATGACACAGAGTATGGCCTGGCCTCAGGCGTGTTCACCCGGGACATTAACAAAGCCATGTACGTCAGCGAGCGACTGGAGGCTGGAACCGTGTTCGTAAACACATACAACAAAACCGATGTCGCCTCGCCTTTTGGAGGCTTCAAGCAGTCAGGCTTCGGCAAAGACCTCG GAGAGGACGCCCTCTTGGAATACCTCAAAACTAAAGCAGTGACTGTTGAGTACTGA